A section of the Camelus dromedarius isolate mCamDro1 chromosome 14, mCamDro1.pat, whole genome shotgun sequence genome encodes:
- the CCNL2 gene encoding cyclin-L2 isoform X4, with product MMQMGIVGCPGVLQFFLRLVFRNYMNDSLRTDVFVRFQPESIACACIYLAARTLEIPLPNRPHWFLLFGATEEEIQEICLKILQLYTRKKVDLTHLEGEVEKRRHALDEAKAQAKGLLPGSAQVLDSASRFSPAPKLAESPKEGKGSKPSPLSVKNTKRKMEGVKKAKVDSPVNGLPKGRGSRSRSGSHEQSYSRSPSRSASPKRRKSDSGSTSGGSKSQSRSRSRSDSPPRQAHRGAPYKGSKVRSYRKSKDCKYSAQKPHASRSRSSSRSRSRSRERADNSGKYKKKSHYCRDQRQERSRSYERAGRRYERDHPGHSRHRR from the exons ATGATGCAGATGGGTATCGTGGGCTGCCCTGGGGTGTTGCAATTCTTCCTGCGTTTGGTTTTCAGGAATTACATGAATGATAGCCTGCGCACAGATGTTTTTGTGAGGTTTCAGCCTGAGAGCATCGCCTGTGCCTGCATTTATCTCGCCGCCCGGACGCTGGAG ATCCCTCTGCCCAATCGTCCCCATTGGTTCCTTTTGTTTGGAGCAACTGAAGAAGAAATTCAAGAAATCTGCTTGAAAATCCTGCAGCTCTATACTCGCAAGAAg GTTGACCTGACACACCTGGAGGGTGAGGTGGAGAAGCGCAGGCATGCCCTCGACGAGGCCAAGGCACAGGCCAAGGGCCTCCTCCCCGGCAGCGCCCAGGTGCTGGACAGCGCATCACGGTTCTCACCTGCCCCCAAGCTGG CAGAGTCTCccaaagaggggaaaggaagcaAGCCTTCCCCGCTCTCTGTGAAGAATACCAAGAGGAAAATGGAGGGGGTGAAGAAAGCCAAGGTGGATAGCCCAGTGAATGG CTTGCCGAAGGGGCGCGGGAGTCGCAGTCGGAGTGGGAGTCACGAGCAGAGCTACTCGAGGTCCCCATCGCGATCTGCTTCTCCCAAGAGGAG GAAAAGCGACAGCGGCTCCACATCTGGCGGGTCCAAGTCACAGAGCCGCTCACGAAGCCGGAGTGACTCCCCACCGAGACAGGCACACCGAGGTGCTCCCTACAAAGGCTCCAAGGTGAGAAGCTACCGAAAGTCCAAGGACTGCAAGTACTCCGCCCAGAAGCCTCACGCGTCTCGGAGCCGGAGTTCCTCCCGCTCCCGAAGCCGCTCACGGGAGCGGGCAGACAATTCAGGAAAGTACAAGAAGAAAAGTCACTACTGTAGGGATCAGCGGCAGGAGCGGTCCCGGTCTTATGAGCGCGCAGGCCGCCGCTACGAGCGCGACCACCCCGGGCACAGCAGGCACCGCAGGTGA
- the CCNL2 gene encoding cyclin-L2 isoform X5, with product MNDSLRTDVFVRFQPESIACACIYLAARTLEIPLPNRPHWFLLFGATEEEIQEICLKILQLYTRKKVDLTHLEGEVEKRRHALDEAKAQAKGLLPGSAQVLDSASRFSPAPKLAESPKEGKGSKPSPLSVKNTKRKMEGVKKAKVDSPVNGLPKGRGSRSRSGSHEQSYSRSPSRSASPKRRKSDSGSTSGGSKSQSRSRSRSDSPPRQAHRGAPYKGSKVRSYRKSKDCKYSAQKPHASRSRSSSRSRSRSRERADNSGKYKKKSHYCRDQRQERSRSYERAGRRYERDHPGHSRHRR from the exons ATGAATGATAGCCTGCGCACAGATGTTTTTGTGAGGTTTCAGCCTGAGAGCATCGCCTGTGCCTGCATTTATCTCGCCGCCCGGACGCTGGAG ATCCCTCTGCCCAATCGTCCCCATTGGTTCCTTTTGTTTGGAGCAACTGAAGAAGAAATTCAAGAAATCTGCTTGAAAATCCTGCAGCTCTATACTCGCAAGAAg GTTGACCTGACACACCTGGAGGGTGAGGTGGAGAAGCGCAGGCATGCCCTCGACGAGGCCAAGGCACAGGCCAAGGGCCTCCTCCCCGGCAGCGCCCAGGTGCTGGACAGCGCATCACGGTTCTCACCTGCCCCCAAGCTGG CAGAGTCTCccaaagaggggaaaggaagcaAGCCTTCCCCGCTCTCTGTGAAGAATACCAAGAGGAAAATGGAGGGGGTGAAGAAAGCCAAGGTGGATAGCCCAGTGAATGG CTTGCCGAAGGGGCGCGGGAGTCGCAGTCGGAGTGGGAGTCACGAGCAGAGCTACTCGAGGTCCCCATCGCGATCTGCTTCTCCCAAGAGGAG GAAAAGCGACAGCGGCTCCACATCTGGCGGGTCCAAGTCACAGAGCCGCTCACGAAGCCGGAGTGACTCCCCACCGAGACAGGCACACCGAGGTGCTCCCTACAAAGGCTCCAAGGTGAGAAGCTACCGAAAGTCCAAGGACTGCAAGTACTCCGCCCAGAAGCCTCACGCGTCTCGGAGCCGGAGTTCCTCCCGCTCCCGAAGCCGCTCACGGGAGCGGGCAGACAATTCAGGAAAGTACAAGAAGAAAAGTCACTACTGTAGGGATCAGCGGCAGGAGCGGTCCCGGTCTTATGAGCGCGCAGGCCGCCGCTACGAGCGCGACCACCCCGGGCACAGCAGGCACCGCAGGTGA